From one Acipenser ruthenus chromosome 21, fAciRut3.2 maternal haplotype, whole genome shotgun sequence genomic stretch:
- the m17 gene encoding IL-6 subfamily cytokine M17, with product MVLLLHVIPATSALMYILVMSHVARLSTAKLCGTAAVIQSRKLANFLQNQSEDLLKTYLSKQGEGFPQTTSLCKEPVEGFPEGQVTDMKPNEMLRSIYVTLRHLDGHFQTLRRQQLDLVSPPSDPLHKKLTDTHNRIQDLAGNIKCLLEEVPPEISITSSSSGRGVFKQKMVGCTVLRKYSEFLKQVVSGLNHVISRRSATRGKGIQRIQKKVLRLG from the exons ATGGTCCTCCTCTTGCATGTGATACCAGCCACATCAG CTCTGATGTACATACTTGTCATGTCCCATGTTGCAAGACTAAGCACAGCCAAGCTGTGTGGAACCGCTGCTGTCATACAGAGCAGGAAATTAGCCAACTTCTTGCAGAATCAATCCGAGGATCTCCTGAAAACCTAC ctgtccaagCAAGGAGAGGGGTTCCCCCAAACGACCTCTTTATGCAAGGAACCGGTGGAGGGCTTCCCAGAAGGTCAGGTCACAGACATGAAGCCTAACGAAATGCTCCGTAGCATCTACGTCACCCTCAGACACCTGGATGGGCATTTTCAAACCCTGCGCCGGCAGCAGCTCGATCTGGTGTCTCCCCCGTCTGACCCTCTGCACAAAAAGCTGACAGACACCCACAACCGCATCCAGGACCTCGCTGGCAACATAAAATGCCTGCTGGAAGAAGTTCCTCCAGAGATCTCCATCACCAGCTCTTCATCCGGAAGGGGCGTCTTTAAGCAGAAGATGGTCGGCTGCACGGTCTTAAGAAAATATTCTGAATTCCTCAAGCAGGTGGTGAGCGGATTAAACCATGTTATCTCCAGAAGATCGGCAACAAGAGGAAAGGGGATTCAGAGGATACAGAAGAAAGTGTTGAGGTTAGGTTGA
- the LOC131699187 gene encoding leukemia inhibitory factor-like: MSVSFSGILGMLLVVCMMASTAYTKPVAPESCRYNNTDILCHKSLQNSKSAVPLLRDLMKNLLASYLSFNVQGMNEDICTSLADRFLPHGVVESERLIQIQKVLAFMHASLREITREQQEFNPNCKTFHSELEAVASQIASLASNVACMMCERHNTPVTVEVPQLNRPSGVFRQKQWSCSVLSKSALFFRPDLISEGP, translated from the exons ATGTCGGTTTCTTTTTCAGGGATCTTGGGCATGCTGCTAGTCGTGTGCATGATGGCATCAACAGCTTATACAAAGCCTGTGGCACCAGAGAGCTGCAGATACAACAACACTGACATCCTCTGCCACAAGTCTCTACAGAACAGCAAGAGCGCTGTGCCATTACTGAGAGACCTCATGAAGAACCTGCTAGCATCCTAT CTGTCCTTTAATGTTCAAGGCATGAATGAAGATATCTGCACCAGCCTCGCGGACAGGTTCCTCCCCCATGGAGTGGTTGAGAGCGAAAGGCTGATTCAAATCCAAAAGGTCCTGGCCTTCATGCATGCCAGTCTGAGGGAGATCACCAGAGAGCAGCAGGAGTTCAACCCAAACTGCAAAACATTCCACAGTGAACTGGAGGCCGTGGCCAGCCAGATAGCAAGCCTGGCTTCCAACGTGGCTTGCATGATGTGCGAGCGCCACAACACGCCAGTGACAGTGGAAGTGCCACAGCTCAACCGTCCCTCAGGGGTATTCCGTCAGAAGCAGTGGAGCTGTTCGGTGCTCAGCAAGTCTGCATTGTTTTTCAGACCGGACCTCATCTCCGAAGGACCTTAG
- the LOC117428373 gene encoding SREBP regulating gene protein, protein MVLRKLLRKRWVLGVVFGLSLIYFLTSTLKQEERTVRDRVLLQARDPDHRIDWKVHFNLGNSSRQINQCRNSIQGKVLLTDELGFVCQREDLLVNGCCNVNNPSTSQYLCKSCSSNGCCGVYEYCVSCCLQPDKQQLLERFLNRAAEGFQNLFTAVKDHFELCLAKCRTSSQSVQHENTYRDPMAKYCYGENPPELLPI, encoded by the exons ATGGTGTTGCGCAAGCTCCTCAGGAAGCGTTGGGTTCTCGGGGTCGTTTTTGGACTGTCCCTCATTTACTTCCTGACCAGCACCCTCAAGCAG GAGGAGAGGACTGTACGAGACCGGGTCCTTCTGCAAGCCAGGGACCCCGACCACCGCATTGACTGGAAAGTGCACTTTAACTTGGGAAACAGCAGCCGTCAAATCAACCAGTGTAGGAACTCCATCCAGGGCAAGGTTCTCCTCACAGACGAGCTGG GTTTTGTCTGTCAGCGGGAGGATCTGCTGGTGAACGGCTGCTGTAATGTCAATAACCCCAGCACTAGCCAGTACCTCTGCAAGAGCTGCTCGTCCAATGGCTGCTGCGGTGTGTATGAGTACTGCGTTTCCTGCTGTCTGCAGCCAGACAAG CAACAGCTTCTGGAGCGCTTCCTGAATCGAGCAGCAGAAGGCTTTCAGAATCTCTTCACAGCTGTCAAGGACCATTTTGAATTGTGTCTGGCCAAGTGTAGGACCTCCTCCCAG AGCGTTCAGCATGAGAATACCTACAGAGATCCCATGGCCAAGTACTGCTATGGGGAAAATCCACCAGAACTGCTCCCAATTTAA
- the LOC117426933 gene encoding RING finger and transmembrane domain-containing protein 2-like isoform X1: MHRYSYFCLRKIIKTMQRRHSSNADGAPPERTRSQTVGSETSLDEGGVFEGLKPESPSTQQLFSGLVGLPSGNVSASSFQAAGLVMGSPPVYIQMTSSSREEGPHRADSAPYLPHQPPPHRSSLLHAATPDRQGNGEDGPEDPSTPAPALSELRAVISWLQKGLPFILILLVKLCFQHKLGIAVCIGMASTFACANSTLKHQVSLREKRSVLISFWIMAFLAGNTFYLYYTFSSEELYNSLVFVNPNLAAVDFFDLMWVVGITDFVLKYFTMSLKCVVLVLPRVLLAFKSRGKFYLVIEELSQLFRALVPIQLWYKYIVGEDPSNSYLLGGVLLILYSLSKSFDVCGRVGALRKAMKMLCISQSCGVRASSQQCSEAGDVCAICQAEFRDPVILMCQHVFCDECVCLWFDCERTCPLCRSAVIETLRYWKDGTTSAHFQVY, encoded by the exons atgcacAGATATAGCTACTTCTGTTTGAGAAAAATAATTAAg ACCATGCAGAGGAGACACAGTAGCAACGCTGATGGCGCGCCCCCTGagag GACGAGGAGCCAGACGGTGGGCTCAGAAACCAGCCTGGATGAAGGAGGTGTTTTCGAAGGTCTCAAGCCAGAATCCCCCTCCACACAGCAGCTCTTCTCCGGCCTGGTGGGCCTCCCCTCGGGAAATGTGTCGGCCTCTTCCTTCCAGGCAGCCGGTCTGGTCATGGGGTCCCCTCCGGTCTACATCCAGATGACCTCTTCCTCCAGAGAGGAGGGCCCTCACCGGGCAGACAGTGCCCCCTACCTGCCACACCAGCCGCCCCCTCACCGCTCCTCCCTACTGCACGCTGCCACCCCAGATCGCCAGGGAAACGGGGAGGACGGACCAGAGGACCCGTCCACGCCCGCCCCAGCCCTGTCCGAGCTCCGAGCCGTCATCTCCTGGCTCCAGAAGGGCCTCCCCTTCATCCTCATCCTCCTGGTCAAGCTCTGCTTCCAGCACAAACTGG GTATTGCGGTGTGTATTGGGATGGCGAGCACGTTTGCCTGCGCGAATTCAACGCTCAAGCACCAGGTCTCCTTAAGG GAAAAGAGATCTGTGTTGATCTCGTTCTGGATCATGGCTTTCCTTGCTGGGAACACCTTTTATCTGTATTACACCTTCAGCTCTGAGGAGCTATACAACAG CCTGGTCTTTGTGAATCCCAATCTTGCCGCTGTGGATTTCTTTGATTTGATGTGGGTTGTGGGGATCACTGATTTTGTGCTCAAGTACTTCACGATGAGTCTGAAGTGCGTTGTCCTCGTCTTGCCTCGAGTTCTCCTGGCTTTCAAATCCCGG GGTAAGTTCTACCTGGTGATCGAGGAGCTGAGCCAGCTGTTTCGGGCACTGGTTCCAATCCAGCTGTGGTACAAGTACATCGTGGGGGAAGACCCCTCGAACAGCTACCTTCTTGGGGGGGTGCTTCTCATACTGTACAGCTTGAGCAAG TCCTTTGATGTATGTGGCCGCGTAGGAGCATTAAGAAAAGCTATGAAGATGCTGTGCATTTCTCAG AGCTGCGGTGTGCGTGCCAGCAGCCAGCAGTGCAGTGAGGCGGGGGATGTGTGTGCGATCTGCCAGGCGGAGTTCAGGGATCCTGTGATACTGATGTGCCAG CACGTGTTCTGTGAcgagtgtgtgtgcctgtggttTGACTGTGAGAGGACCTGTCCGCTGTGTCGCTCGGCTGTCATCGAGACCCTGCGCTACTGGAAGGATGGCACCACCTCGGCACACTTCCAGGTCTACTAG
- the LOC117426933 gene encoding RING finger and transmembrane domain-containing protein 2-like isoform X2, which produces MQRRHSSNADGAPPERTRSQTVGSETSLDEGGVFEGLKPESPSTQQLFSGLVGLPSGNVSASSFQAAGLVMGSPPVYIQMTSSSREEGPHRADSAPYLPHQPPPHRSSLLHAATPDRQGNGEDGPEDPSTPAPALSELRAVISWLQKGLPFILILLVKLCFQHKLGIAVCIGMASTFACANSTLKHQVSLREKRSVLISFWIMAFLAGNTFYLYYTFSSEELYNSLVFVNPNLAAVDFFDLMWVVGITDFVLKYFTMSLKCVVLVLPRVLLAFKSRGKFYLVIEELSQLFRALVPIQLWYKYIVGEDPSNSYLLGGVLLILYSLSKSFDVCGRVGALRKAMKMLCISQSCGVRASSQQCSEAGDVCAICQAEFRDPVILMCQHVFCDECVCLWFDCERTCPLCRSAVIETLRYWKDGTTSAHFQVY; this is translated from the exons ATGCAGAGGAGACACAGTAGCAACGCTGATGGCGCGCCCCCTGagag GACGAGGAGCCAGACGGTGGGCTCAGAAACCAGCCTGGATGAAGGAGGTGTTTTCGAAGGTCTCAAGCCAGAATCCCCCTCCACACAGCAGCTCTTCTCCGGCCTGGTGGGCCTCCCCTCGGGAAATGTGTCGGCCTCTTCCTTCCAGGCAGCCGGTCTGGTCATGGGGTCCCCTCCGGTCTACATCCAGATGACCTCTTCCTCCAGAGAGGAGGGCCCTCACCGGGCAGACAGTGCCCCCTACCTGCCACACCAGCCGCCCCCTCACCGCTCCTCCCTACTGCACGCTGCCACCCCAGATCGCCAGGGAAACGGGGAGGACGGACCAGAGGACCCGTCCACGCCCGCCCCAGCCCTGTCCGAGCTCCGAGCCGTCATCTCCTGGCTCCAGAAGGGCCTCCCCTTCATCCTCATCCTCCTGGTCAAGCTCTGCTTCCAGCACAAACTGG GTATTGCGGTGTGTATTGGGATGGCGAGCACGTTTGCCTGCGCGAATTCAACGCTCAAGCACCAGGTCTCCTTAAGG GAAAAGAGATCTGTGTTGATCTCGTTCTGGATCATGGCTTTCCTTGCTGGGAACACCTTTTATCTGTATTACACCTTCAGCTCTGAGGAGCTATACAACAG CCTGGTCTTTGTGAATCCCAATCTTGCCGCTGTGGATTTCTTTGATTTGATGTGGGTTGTGGGGATCACTGATTTTGTGCTCAAGTACTTCACGATGAGTCTGAAGTGCGTTGTCCTCGTCTTGCCTCGAGTTCTCCTGGCTTTCAAATCCCGG GGTAAGTTCTACCTGGTGATCGAGGAGCTGAGCCAGCTGTTTCGGGCACTGGTTCCAATCCAGCTGTGGTACAAGTACATCGTGGGGGAAGACCCCTCGAACAGCTACCTTCTTGGGGGGGTGCTTCTCATACTGTACAGCTTGAGCAAG TCCTTTGATGTATGTGGCCGCGTAGGAGCATTAAGAAAAGCTATGAAGATGCTGTGCATTTCTCAG AGCTGCGGTGTGCGTGCCAGCAGCCAGCAGTGCAGTGAGGCGGGGGATGTGTGTGCGATCTGCCAGGCGGAGTTCAGGGATCCTGTGATACTGATGTGCCAG CACGTGTTCTGTGAcgagtgtgtgtgcctgtggttTGACTGTGAGAGGACCTGTCCGCTGTGTCGCTCGGCTGTCATCGAGACCCTGCGCTACTGGAAGGATGGCACCACCTCGGCACACTTCCAGGTCTACTAG